The Helicobacter fennelliae nucleotide sequence AGGCATATACAATACACAAGATTCTATCTTTAGAGGTAGCGGGAAGTTTTGGCTTATGAATCTAAGTGGCGAAATGAATGGGCTAAATATCATCTATAATCAGAATCTACAAACCATGCAAGCAGAGAGTATCCAAGCTAAAATTAATCTTGCTTCTGCAAAACAAGATTCTACACATCAAGACTTTACACATCAAGATTCTGGGCGAGAACAAAAAAGCGCACAAGATAAACAAACAACACAACAGAAGCAAACACAGGAGATATGATGAGAATTTTTGCAAAAATGATGAGATTTGGTGTGAGTGTGGCATTTTTTTGCTCTGTGGCTTTTGGTGATGAGCTTCATATCGATGCCAAAAAAGTATATACAGATGAAAAAAAAGGCACAATCACTGCGGAGGGAGAAGTGCATATCACCAAAGACAAAGATATTCTTGATGCAGACAAAGTGATAATTTATTCAGATTCTAACCGCAAACCATTTAAATTTGAGGCAATCGAAAATGTCAGATTTGACTTATTTACGCAGGATAATCGCGAGCTCAAAGGCAAATGTGATAAATTGATTTATTGGATCGAAAAAGAAGAATACCACCTCATCGGCAGGGTAGAAGTCCAAGAAGTTGGCAAGCCAAATTTCATCAAAGGTGAGCGCGTAGTGCTTAATCGCCAAAATGGCTTTGCAAATGTCGAGAGTGCCAAAGATGAGCCTGTGCGCGTGATTATCGACCTTAATGATGTCCAAAAAGATAAGTCAGATGATTTGACAGATAATGCCACAAAAAGCACCGACACAAAAGATACTTCTAGCACAGACAAAGAGGCGCAATGATCAAAGTCAAAAATGCCAAATTTATCACATCAGCAAGTCGCATCACGCAAGCACCGCCACCGATTTTGAGCGAGGTTGTGTTTATGGGGAGGAGCAATGTTGGCAAAAGCACATTGATTAATACGATTTTAGATTCTAATCTCGCCAAAAGCTCATCGACACCGGGCAAAACAAGGCTTATTAATTTTTTTGAAACTTGTTGGGAAGATATGCAAACCAACCAGAATCTAACTTTTAATATCATCGATTTGCCCGGGATCGGATATGCCAAAGTCAGCAAAGCAGAAATGGAGCAATGGAAAAAAAGCTTGTGGGAATTTATCACCAAGCGAAGCAATATTAAGCTTTTTATTCATTTGATTGATTCAAGGCATTTGGGCTTAGAGATAGATGAGAATCTCTACAATGTGCTTGAGTCATTTTTGCGTAATGATCAAAATATTTTGCGCGTTTTTACCAAGGCTGACAAACTCAAAAAAAACGAACTTGCCAAACTTTATCAAAAAAACGGCGTGATTATGGGAAATAAAGAAGGAGAAATCCGCCCCCAAAATGGAGGCAAAAACACATTGCGAGCGCACATTTTTCAAGCTATTTTGCATACACAAAGCCCTTTGCAAAACCTTTCACAAAATAATCTCCAACAAAGTCATTTGCAAAATGATTCACAAAAAAAATTGCAAGATTTGCACCAAGATTTACCCCAAAATAAGCCACAAATTAAAAGTCAAAAAAATAGCGCGCAAGAAGAGTTACAAAATCTTTTGTGCTCATCTTTATCATTATCTTAGTATTATCATAGGAGAGATTGTGTATTTTTCGAAAAAAACCAAAAAAACCTCAAGAGAAATCTTACAAATCTTTGTGTTTTGTTTGTTGTATTTTTTGTATGCGGCATGTTATGGAGTTTTTTTAGTGTTGCCACCATTGCTTGGCACGCTTTTTGTTGTATTTTCAGATGTTTATGAGAAGCGCGATACAAATGCAGTCATTGGTGTTGTGCTTTGTCTTATTCTTTTTGAAGCGATAAATCAGCTTCCGCTAGGGATTTTGCCTATTATGTTTTTGTGTGTGCAGTGCTTTGTAATCAAAAAATTCAATATTATGTTTGGTTATAGTGTGTTTTTTGTGTTTTGGTATGTTGGCATTGTCTATTTTGCGTATTTTTTGGTGATTTATATCATCAAAATGTTTGGCTCAGGTTTGGGCTTTAGTCTGAATTTTATTTTTGTGTATTATTGGATTGTTGAGTCGATTTTGGGGCTTTTGTATGAAAAATTCCAAAGCAGACCAAAGGCATTGTGATGAAAAATTTCACTATCCAATACAAAATCGTAATTTGTATTTTTGTCATTGTGTGGGTTTTGCTCCTTTTTAAGCTCTTTGTTATCACGATAAAATGGCATGATCATTACGAAAAAGTCGCAGAGCGCAATTCATTCAAACAAGAAGTTTTGGTGCCAGCAAGAGGACATATTTTTGATAGACAAAATACACTACTTGCGGTAAATCAGATATTTTTTAGTATTTATTTATCTCCATTGCTAAGTGATGAAAAGCTTGAAAATGTAGCGCAGATTATTGTAGAGCATATCAATAACCAAGACAAACAAAAAATCATTGAAACTTACAAAAAGCAAAACTCCGCTTATAATCACGATATAATCAAGGTTGTTGATTATGTAGATTCTGATGAAATACAGAATCAATACACTTTGCTAACCCAGCAAGATGATATTTTTATCAAGCCAACATTTAAGAGATTCTACCCAAATAACGAGCTTGCTTCGCATATCATCGGCTATGTCGGCGCAGCAGATAAAAATGATGTTTTTTATGATCCTGTGAGTAAATACACAACAATCATCGGCAAAGAAGGAATCGAGAAGCAATATAATACGATTTTACAAGGGCAATTAGGCTTTCGAAATAGTATCGTTAATGCCTACAATCAAAAAGTCTCTCAAGGCGAGGAGTTTAAACCACAAGTCCAAAACGACATTATGCTAACAATAGATTCTCGATTGCAGCAGGCTATCGATAGAGAATACGTCGATAAAAATGGAGCTGTTGTTGTGATGGATGTCCATAATGGCGAGATTCTCGCAGCAGGCAGCTATCCAGAATACAATCTCAATGATTTTGTTGGGGGGATTAGCGTAGCGAAGTGGAATG carries:
- the lptA gene encoding lipopolysaccharide transport periplasmic protein LptA; the protein is MRIFAKMMRFGVSVAFFCSVAFGDELHIDAKKVYTDEKKGTITAEGEVHITKDKDILDADKVIIYSDSNRKPFKFEAIENVRFDLFTQDNRELKGKCDKLIYWIEKEEYHLIGRVEVQEVGKPNFIKGERVVLNRQNGFANVESAKDEPVRVIIDLNDVQKDKSDDLTDNATKSTDTKDTSSTDKEAQ
- the yihA gene encoding ribosome biogenesis GTP-binding protein YihA/YsxC encodes the protein MIKVKNAKFITSASRITQAPPPILSEVVFMGRSNVGKSTLINTILDSNLAKSSSTPGKTRLINFFETCWEDMQTNQNLTFNIIDLPGIGYAKVSKAEMEQWKKSLWEFITKRSNIKLFIHLIDSRHLGLEIDENLYNVLESFLRNDQNILRVFTKADKLKKNELAKLYQKNGVIMGNKEGEIRPQNGGKNTLRAHIFQAILHTQSPLQNLSQNNLQQSHLQNDSQKKLQDLHQDLPQNKPQIKSQKNSAQEELQNLLCSSLSLS